CACTCTAGAAGAAATATTATCCGTAATCCAGACATTTCCGCTCGAGTCGACTCTGACGGCATTCGGTCCTCCTAAATTCGAAGCGCTTGGGGTTCCCGTGGCACCAGTCGTAAAGTTGGGCTGTCCCAGTACGAGATCTGCCGACATCCCGTTAGAGAAAGGAGCGGAAAAATGGAGAGCGCGAAAGTTCGCGTAATCGATCACCCAAATCCCTCCTGCATTGTCCACGCCCACGCCGGACGGAGTGTACAAAAGAGAACTCGTGGTGCCGGTAGTTCCCGTAACGCCGATGATTGCGTCCGCACTTCCTCCTGTCGAAACTCCTTTCGGAAAATGAAGTACCCTTTCGTTGGAAGTATCCACGACCCAAAGTCCGCCGGAGGAATCCAACGCAAGACCGCTAGGACTTTGAAATTGATTCAATGCAGTGCCAGCGGTTCCTCCTAGAATAATATCCGCAGATCCGCCGGATGCGACTCCCGCAGGAAAATGTAAGACTCTTGCATTGGAGCTATCTGCCACCCAGATTCCTCCGCTGGAATCCGAAATGATCCCC
This genomic stretch from Leptospira fletcheri harbors:
- a CDS encoding NHL repeat-containing protein, with translation MSHGTGFLLSILLENNPSSSAACTSSPTLSLGEGATRVLGQSDFVSSTSGSATNRLHSVQGIISDSSGGIWVADSSNARVLHFPAGVASGGSADIILGGTAGTALNQFQSPSGLALDSSGGLWVVDTSNERVLHFPKGVSTGGSADAIIGVTGTTGTTSSLLYTPSGVGVDNAGGIWVIDYANFRALHFSAPFSNGMSADLVLGQPNFTTGATGTPSASNLGGPNAVRVDSSGNVWITDNISSRVLRYSPPFTNGMNANLVIGAPNFTSTMNGVTGQNTLWAPSGLSFDSKGNVWVTDNSYRRVTHYSAPFSNGMNADNVLGEPDYASFNANLTVSASTFNNPFDVTVTPCGQVWVADINFNRITYFP